One Streptomonospora salina genomic window, AGGGCTCGGGGGCGTAGTTGCGGAAGCTCGACGGGTCCACCCCCAGCACGGCGGTGCTTTCGCCGCCGACCTGCATACGGGCGGCGTCGACGGTCTCGACCGCGTCGACGCCGTCGAGTTCGGCGGCCTGCTCCGCACGCCGCTCGGGGATCGACTCGGGCAGGACGGCGAAGTACTCGCGGGAGCGGGCCTGCTCGAAGTCGGCGACCTCGGCGTCGGCGCGCAGGTCGGCGGTATCGGCCACGGGGGGCGACGCGGTGCCGCCGGAGGGGTCGGCGCCGCTGCCGGAGGGGCGCGGGCCGGGCGCGTCCTGCGGTGCGCCGGCTCCGGCCGCCCGCTCGTCCGCGGCGGACGGGGTGTCAGGGGCGGGGGCGGCCCAGACGGGAGCGGCGCCGAAGGCCGTGAACGCCACGGCGAACACCGCGGTCGTCCCCGCACACGATCTCCACCGTCGACCCACGCCTGCCCCGCTTTCCTGCTGTCGACTGCCGACCCTCGCCGCCGCGTCCGCCCCGGCCGGCTACAAGCATGATGTTCGCCGCCGAATCATTTCAAGCGCCCGAAAGGTGAACGGTTCCTAGCCGCACGCCGCCTCCGAGGTCAGCGCCCGAATCGCACGGATCACGGTTTCTCCCGCCGTCCCACGATGCGGGAGGCGCCGAAACCGCGCGGGACCGTTGCGGTCCGGGCGGTTCCCGCGGGTGTCCGTTCCCGCGGGTGTCCGTGCGCGGGCGCGCGGAAACGCCGGCGGCGCCGGGCTAGCGCCCACCCGGCCGCACCACGTTGGCCCGCGGTTCTCCCGCCGCCCAGCGGCGCAGCTGGTCGTCGACGAAGCTGCGGGCGCGCGGGTAGAAGGTGTCGGAGCCGCCGGCGACGTGCGGGGTGATGCAGGTGCCCGGCGCCTCCCACAGCGGATGGCCGGCGGGCAGCGGCTCGGGGTCGGTGACGTCCAGCGCAGCGCGGACCCGTCCTTTCTCGGCCAGCAGTGCGGAGGTGTCCAGAAGCGGACCGCGTCCGACGTTGACCACCAGGGAGTCGTCGGGCATCAGCGCCAGCTCGGCGGCTCCGATCAGCCCTTCGGTCTCCGGGGTGTGCGGGGCGGTCAGCACGACGACGGAGGCGCCGGGCAGCAGCCGGTGCAGCGCGCCGACACCGTGTACGCCCTCGTCGGGGCGGGCGCGGCGGGCCACGCGCACGACCTCGCACTCGTTGGGGGCGAGCCGGTCCTCCAGGGCGGCGCCGATGTTGCCGTAGCCGGCGATGAGCACCCGCGTGCCGGCCAGCGAGCGGGTGAAGTGCGGCTGCCAGCGGTGGGCGGCCTGGTCGGCGGCCCAGCGCGGCAGGTCGCGCTGGGCCGCGAGGATCAGCGCCAAGGCGTGCTCGGCGGTGCTGGCGTCGTGCAGGCCGCGGCCGTTGCACAGCTCGACGCCCGCGGGCAGGTACTCCAGGGCGCCCTCGTATCCGGCGGTGAGCAGCTGGACGGCGCGCAGGCCGGGCATGCGCGCCATGAGGTCCAGGCGCTGGTACTGAGGACGGCCGTAGGGCACGACGTAGAAGGCCACCTGCGCGAGGTCGGCGGCGGGTTCGCCGGTGCCGTCGTAGACGTCCCCGCGCACACCGGCCGGTGCGTTCTCCAGGTTCTGCTCCCAGGGCACCAGCACGCGATCGGCCATGTCTCCCCCATTGCTCGTCTGCTCGTCCGGGCCGGCCTCGTTCGGACCGCTCCGGTGCGGACCGCGCCCGCACGCCCACGTGTAGCATGCCCGCGTCGAGCAGCCCCGGCGTACCCGCAGTGCGCATCAGGCCGAGCGCATCAGTTCGTAGCAGGCGATGGCCGCGGCGGCGGTGACGTTGAGCGAGTCCACGTCGCGCCCGGCCATGGGGATGGCCACGCCGGTGTCGGCCTGGCCGAGCCAGCGCGACGACAGGCCGTCGCCCTCGCTGCCGAGCATGAGGGCGACGGGCGCCTCGCCCGCCTGCGCCAAAGCCTCGGGCAGCGGGCGGGTGCCGGGTCCGGGGGTGAGCGCCAGCAGGTGGAAACCGCGCCCGCGCAGTTCCTCCAGCCCGCCGTACCAGTCGCCGAGGCGGCTGAAGGGCTGGGTGAAGACGGCTCCCATGGAGACCTTGATGGAGCGGCGGTAGAGGGGGTCGGCGCAGCGCGGGGCGAGCAGCACGGCGTCCACGCCCAGGCCGGCGGCGCTGCGGAAGATCGCGCCGACGTTGGTGTGGTCGAGGACGTCTTCGAGGACGACGACGCGGCGCGCACCTTCCAGCACGTCGCCGGGGTCGGGCAGGGGGCGGCGGTGGAAGGACGCGAGTGCGCCGCGGTGCACGTCGAATCCGGTCAGCCGCTCGGCGGTGGCGTCGTCGACGACGTAGACGGGGGCGTCGACCGCGGCGGCCAGCTCCGACAGGGCGGCCAAGCGGCGGCGGGTCAGCAGGAGCGAGCGGGGCGTGTAGCCGGCGGTCAGCGCCCGCCGGACGACTTTCTCGCCTTCGGCCATGAACAGCCCGTGCTCGGCCTCGATGCTCTTGCGCAGGTTCACGTCGCGCAGCCGGAAGTAGTCGGCCAGGCGCGGGTCGCCGGGATCGGGCACCTCGATGACGTCCATGGCCACCGATTATCGGCCGTCGGGGCGGGCGGCGCCGACGGGGGCCGGACCGCGCGAGCCGACCGGGTCAGTCCAGGGGTGCGGTCACCGGACGCAGGCGCTGCCAGCGGGCCTCCTGGCAGGAGTCGGAGCGGTCGACCTCGGTTTCGATCTCCTGGCCCTGCCAGGTACCGGTGATCACCGCCTCTTGGGGGCCGTAGGATCGGTCGGTGCACACGGCGTCCGCGGCGACCTCGGCGAAGGGGTTGTCGGCGCTGCCGACACTGGACCCCTCGGCCCATTCCGCGGCCACACGCGCGATCTCGGAGCAGGCGGCGGGATCGGCGCCGGAGTCGCCCCCGCAGGTGAGGTTCTGCACGTAGGCGCGCCCTTGGTCGACGACCTGGATGCGCAGGTCGCCCACCGGAGGTTCGGGCGAGGAGGAACCGGCCTGCTCGCTGACGGTGTTGTCGACCGACGACTCGACGGCCGCTTCGGGGCCGGGTGCCATGAGCGAGCCGCCGACGGCGATGCCGTAGGACAGGGCTCCGCCCAGGCACAGGGTTCCCAGGATCGCGGTCCCGACCGAACCGAGCACCCCGCGCCGGGGGTTGAGCTTCACCATAGTCGCCACTCTAGGAAGTCGACTCACTGCACAGGGCGGCCGCGGGGAAAGCCCCCACCAGGCCCCTGTCTTTCGCGATACCCCCCGATCGCGCCTTTACCACCGGGGAGCCCGACACTCTCCGCCTCCCCGGGCGGTCGCGGGCGACGTCCCCCGCCGCATGGGCGCCCCTGGCACGATACAGGCCGCTCGGTCGGCCACGCATATCAACCATGTCGGATGAGAGCGCCTGATCCGGGCATTCGGTTCGATCCCACCGAAGGGATATGGCACTTCTCTCCCGCGTTACCAACGAGTAGGGTCGCGCCCAAGCACCGCTCCACCCCCCGGAGGCCACGTGCCCTACGGCCGACACCGCATGCCCTCGCCTACCCGCATCGCGCTGGGGTCCCCGTTGGGGATCGCCGCCGCGGCGCTGGTGCTGATCGCCGCGGTCAGCGTCGCGGTCCCCGCCGCGCTGCGCTACGCCGGCTGCGGCGAGACCCGCTACCTGCGCGTCGCCGCGGCGCTGAGCATCGCACCGCCGCTGCAGGAGGCCGCCGACGAATTCAACGCCGACGGCGGCACCTACGGCGGCGTGTGCGTCTTCGCCCAGGCCTCCGAAGTCCCGCCGCACCGCGTGATGACCGCGCTCTCCGGCGGGCGCGGCGGCTCCGCCGTCGCCCCGCACGTGTGGGTGCCCGAATCCTCCGCCTGGGTCGAGCTGGCCCGCATCTCCGAATCGGGCGCACGCACCGTCGACACCGACCCCCGCTCGCTGGCCTCCACGCCGGTCGTGCTCGCCGCGCCCGAGGGCACCGAGGGCCTGCCCGATCCGGATTCCGCCTCCTGGGAGTCGCTGCTTCCCGGACAGCGCCCCGGCGGACCGCGCCCGCTGGTGATGGTCGACCCCAACCGGGGTACGCCCGGCATGGCGGCGATGCACGCCGTGCGCCGGCACCTGGGCAGCGGCGACGACGCCGACACCGCCATGACCGACTTCGTGCGCGACGCCCAGCCCGAGACCGCCTTCGGCGAAACCGACCCGGCGGGGATCTACCCGGTCCCCGCGGGGCGGGCCCCGCTGTCGGTCCTGCCCGAGCAGGCCGTCGCCGAATACAACTCCGCCGACCCGCGCACGCCGCTGCAGGCGCTGTATCCCGACGAGGGCACGGTGAGCCTGGACTATCCCTTCGTGTCCACCAGCGACGATCCGGCCATGCGCAGCGCTGCCGAGGACCTCTGGGAAGTGCTGCGCACCGCCCCCTACCGCGAGCGGCTGCGCGAACTGGGTTTCCGCGATCCCGACGGCACGGCCCCGGACGCGCTCACCGGCCGCGCGGGCATCCGCGCCCCGGCGCCCGAGACCCACGGCGACCTGACCGGCGATGCGCTGCTTTCGTCGGTCGAGGACTGGAACCGGCTGTCGATGCCCACGCGCTCGCTGGTCCTGGCCGACGTCTCGCGGTTCATGCGCGCCGACCTCGGCGGCGGCGACACGACGCGGCTGGAGGTCACCCGCGAGGCCGCGCTGCTGGGCCTGTCGCTGTTTCCCGACGACACCGAGCTGGGGCTGTGGATGATGTCCGGCGCCTACGGCGACTCCGGACGCGACGAGGTCGAAGGGCTGGCGCGGCTGGGCGCCGCCGACCGCGGCGAGCAGACCACCCGCCGCCAGGAGCTGCAGGACATCGCCGAGGGGATCGAGGCCCGGGGCGACGGTCCGCAGCTGTACGACAACATCCTCGCCGCCTACGACCGCGTCTCCTCCTCGTACCGCGAGGACCGCATCAACAGCGTCATCGTGCTCACCTCCGGGCGCGACGGCGGATCCAGCGCGATCTCCGGCGAGGAGCTCGTCGCCGAGCTGCAGGACCGCTTCGACCCCGAGCGACCGGTGACGCTGTTCGTGATCGCCTTCGGGGACCAGCCCGAGCGCGACGCGCTGGCCGACGTCGCCGCCGCCACCAGCGGCACGCTGTCGGTCGCCGACGACCCCGACGAGATCGGCGACATCTTCCTCAGCCTGGTCTCCCGCCGGCTGTGCGTCCCCGACTGCGGCGGCTGAGCCCCCGGTGAACGCCCGGCGACCACCGAGTAACCTCGCGATCGATGACGATCGAATAACGGTGTTACGTGCGGTATCACCTCTTCACCTTGTGCGACGACATGCGGATCCACCGCCGCCATCCCCGGCGCCACGGGGAGATTCGCGCCCGGATGCGGGGTCGACGGACACCCGGAATCGGATTCGGCACCCTTTAGATGCTCTTTAATCCGTGTTCTGGAGTTCAGTACGGTTCGGTCCACACGCCCCACCAGGTACCAGGTACCAGACACCCCGTGAGGAACACTTTGGGACGCCACAGCGGAAACACCGACGACGGTCGGGACCGTCGGGAACACCACCCGGCGCCCGGCCGCAGCCGGCGCCGGCGCCGGCGCGGACGCGCCTTCATCCTGTTCGCCGCCGCCTTCGCGATCATCATCGGGCTGGGCGTCACCGGATGGTACGTACTCGACACCAGCGCCGGCTGCGGCGGCCAGGACGTCCGACTCGACGTCGCCGCCAGCCCCGAGATCGCGCCCGCCCTCCAGGAGGTCGCGGCCGAGTTCAGCGACGCGAACGAAGGCGTCGACGGGCGCTGCGTCACCGCCGAGGTGAGCGAGGCCGAGTCGGCCAGCGTCACCTACGGCATCACCGGCGCCGGCCCCGCTTCGGGCGACGCCGACTCCGACGTGTGGATCCCCGACTCCTCGATGTGGGCCAACCTGGTCAAGAACGACTCCGAGGACGTCGCCTTCTCCGACACCGGCACGTCGGTGGCCTCGTCCCCGCTGGTGCTCGCGCGCCCCTCCGAGGCCGAGATGCCCGACGAACGCCCGTCCTGGGACGCGCTCGTGCCCACCTCCGCCTCCGACCTGGAGGCCGAAGGCGACGAAGTGCACCTGGTCGACCCCGTACGCAGCTCCTCGGGCATGGCCACCCTGTCCCTGGTCGCCGACGCGATCGGCGACGAGGAGGACGACGGCCGGCCCCAGCTCGTCGCGGCGCTGCAGACCCTGCAGGCCTCCTCCTCGCCGGACCAGGCCGCGGCCTTCGAGAACCTGTCCGAGGATCCCGAGGCCTCCCGCCTGCTCGTCCTCTCCGAGCAGGCCACCTGGCGCTACAACCGCGAGCACTCCGACGCGCCCGCCCAGATCAGCTATCCCGAGGGCGGCACGTACACGCTGGACTACCCCTACATCGACCGCAGCAGCGACCCGACGGTCTCGCAGGCGGCCGAACTGTTCCGGGAGAAGCTGACCCGCAGCGCCGCCCAGAAGATCATGCGCAGGAACGGTTTCCGCACCGCCGACGGCGAAGCCGACTCCCAAGTGCTGGCCGAGGACGCCGGCTTCCAGGCGGCGCTGCCCGAGCAGCTGCCCACCCCCTCGGCCGGAGACATCCAGCGGATCACCCAGGCCTGGAACCGCCTCAAGCTCGACTCGCGGCTGCTGACCATCGTCGACGTCTCCGGCTCGATGCTGCAGACGGTGCCCGGCACCGAGATGAACCGGATGCAGCTCACCGCACAGGCGTCCATCCAGGGCCTCGACCTGTTCCCCGAGGGCTCCGAGCTGGGCATGTGGCGGTTCTCCACCACGATCAACGACGACCTCGACTACGAGGAGCTGCTGCCCATCCGGGAGCTGACCGC contains:
- a CDS encoding 2-hydroxyacid dehydrogenase, whose amino-acid sequence is MADRVLVPWEQNLENAPAGVRGDVYDGTGEPAADLAQVAFYVVPYGRPQYQRLDLMARMPGLRAVQLLTAGYEGALEYLPAGVELCNGRGLHDASTAEHALALILAAQRDLPRWAADQAAHRWQPHFTRSLAGTRVLIAGYGNIGAALEDRLAPNECEVVRVARRARPDEGVHGVGALHRLLPGASVVVLTAPHTPETEGLIGAAELALMPDDSLVVNVGRGPLLDTSALLAEKGRVRAALDVTDPEPLPAGHPLWEAPGTCITPHVAGGSDTFYPRARSFVDDQLRRWAAGEPRANVVRPGGR
- a CDS encoding TrmH family RNA methyltransferase, producing the protein MDVIEVPDPGDPRLADYFRLRDVNLRKSIEAEHGLFMAEGEKVVRRALTAGYTPRSLLLTRRRLAALSELAAAVDAPVYVVDDATAERLTGFDVHRGALASFHRRPLPDPGDVLEGARRVVVLEDVLDHTNVGAIFRSAAGLGVDAVLLAPRCADPLYRRSIKVSMGAVFTQPFSRLGDWYGGLEELRGRGFHLLALTPGPGTRPLPEALAQAGEAPVALMLGSEGDGLSSRWLGQADTGVAIPMAGRDVDSLNVTAAAAIACYELMRSA
- a CDS encoding substrate-binding and VWA domain-containing protein, producing the protein MPYGRHRMPSPTRIALGSPLGIAAAALVLIAAVSVAVPAALRYAGCGETRYLRVAAALSIAPPLQEAADEFNADGGTYGGVCVFAQASEVPPHRVMTALSGGRGGSAVAPHVWVPESSAWVELARISESGARTVDTDPRSLASTPVVLAAPEGTEGLPDPDSASWESLLPGQRPGGPRPLVMVDPNRGTPGMAAMHAVRRHLGSGDDADTAMTDFVRDAQPETAFGETDPAGIYPVPAGRAPLSVLPEQAVAEYNSADPRTPLQALYPDEGTVSLDYPFVSTSDDPAMRSAAEDLWEVLRTAPYRERLRELGFRDPDGTAPDALTGRAGIRAPAPETHGDLTGDALLSSVEDWNRLSMPTRSLVLADVSRFMRADLGGGDTTRLEVTREAALLGLSLFPDDTELGLWMMSGAYGDSGRDEVEGLARLGAADRGEQTTRRQELQDIAEGIEARGDGPQLYDNILAAYDRVSSSYREDRINSVIVLTSGRDGGSSAISGEELVAELQDRFDPERPVTLFVIAFGDQPERDALADVAAATSGTLSVADDPDEIGDIFLSLVSRRLCVPDCGG
- a CDS encoding substrate-binding and VWA domain-containing protein, with the translated sequence MRNTLGRHSGNTDDGRDRREHHPAPGRSRRRRRRGRAFILFAAAFAIIIGLGVTGWYVLDTSAGCGGQDVRLDVAASPEIAPALQEVAAEFSDANEGVDGRCVTAEVSEAESASVTYGITGAGPASGDADSDVWIPDSSMWANLVKNDSEDVAFSDTGTSVASSPLVLARPSEAEMPDERPSWDALVPTSASDLEAEGDEVHLVDPVRSSSGMATLSLVADAIGDEEDDGRPQLVAALQTLQASSSPDQAAAFENLSEDPEASRLLVLSEQATWRYNREHSDAPAQISYPEGGTYTLDYPYIDRSSDPTVSQAAELFREKLTRSAAQKIMRRNGFRTADGEADSQVLAEDAGFQAALPEQLPTPSAGDIQRITQAWNRLKLDSRLLTIVDVSGSMLQTVPGTEMNRMQLTAQASIQGLDLFPEGSELGMWRFSTTINDDLDYEELLPIRELTAEVDGGATQREALRQQWNSVEPVSDGDTGLYDTYLAAYREMSRTYKADRVNAILMLTDGNNDDENGISLDELATKLEEESSPVKPIPIFTIAFGPDIDPEPLNRIAELSGGASYTTENPAEIGDIFLKAFSNRLQPAGGESEDEG